In the Malus domestica chromosome 16, GDT2T_hap1 genome, one interval contains:
- the LOC103452729 gene encoding uncharacterized protein yields MRSSGLVDPGWDHGVAQDERKKKVKCNYCGKIVSGGIYRLKQHLARVSGEVTYCDKAPDDVYLSMKTNMEGSRSHKKPRLSDDIGQAYLNFQSNDDEEDVQVGYRSKGKQLVGERNLAMKLTPLRSLGYVDPGWEHGVAQDEKKKKVKCNYCEKIVSGGINRFKQHLARIPGEVAPCKHAPDDVYVKIKENMKWHRTGRRQRQPDSKDTSNFDPLSDNEDQDDDQMEAVLPHMSQERLIDGDRRLGQNVRNTFLSLPSTGSEPLFKRSRLDSLFVTAPKSLPPQSYKQGRVRTMSNKISHKEVISGICKFFYHAGVPQQAADSLYFHKMLELVGQYGQGLVAPPSQLISGRFLQEEIATIRNYLAEYKASWATTGCSIMADSWRDAEGRILINFLASSPNGVYFVSSVDATEIVEDALNLFMLLDKVVEEMGEENVIQVITPNTPSYKAAGKMLEEKRKNLFWTPCATSCIDQMLEDFLRIRCVAECMETGQKVTKLIYNHVWLLNFMKSDFTQGKELLRPSITRFASSFATLQSLLDHKTGLKRMFQSNKWISSQCSKSFEGKQVENIVLNAAFWKKLQFVRNSVNPIMQILQKVESGDCLSMSSIYNDMCRAKIAIKAIHGNKVHKYEPFWSVIESHWNSLFYHPVYVAAYYLNPSYRYRPDFMAHTEVMRGLNECIVRLEPDHSNRISASMQISDYNSAKADFGTELAISTRTELDPAAWWQQHGISCLELQRIAVRILSQTCSSFGCEHNWSIYDQLYSLRSNRLAQKRLNELIYVHYNLRLREQQLRRRPENSISLDNVLLDRLLDDWIVDAAENDLLENEEVLYNEIEQVDEYENDLVDYKCGMANGETRNGSIELVTLADGNVNPANAGVATDDDDEEEEEEADGDMNFFHDDMSD; encoded by the exons ATGCGCTCCTCTGGGCTTGTTGACCCTGGATGGGACCATGGTGTTGCTCAAGatgagaggaagaaaaaggttaAATGCAATTACTGTGGAAAAATAGTTAGTGGTGGAATATACAGATTGAAGCAACATTTAGCCCGAGTTTCTGGAGAAGTTACTTATTGTGATAAAGCTCCGGACGATGTATACTTGAGTATGAAAACAAATATGGAAGGAAGTCGTTCTCATAAGAAACCTAGGCTTTCCGATGATATTGGCCAAGcatatttgaattttcaatCTAATGATGACGAAGAAGATGTGCAGGTTGGCTATAGAAGCAAAGGAAAGCAATTGGTGGGTGAGAGGAATTTAGCTATGAAATTGACTCCTCTTCGGTCGTTAGGGTATGTTGACCCTGGGTGGGAACACGGCGTTGCTCAggatgagaaaaagaaaaaggtgaaATGCAATTATTGCGAGAAAATAGTTAGTGGTGGTATCAATCGGTTTAAACAACATTTAGCTAGAATTCCTGGAGAAGTAGCACCTTGTAAACATGCTCCTGACGATGTCTATGTTAAAATAAAAGAGAATATGAAATGGCATCGTACTGGAAGAAGACAGAGACAACCTGATTCCAAGGACACGTCAAATTTTGATCCTCTGTCAGATAATGAAGACCAAGACGATGACCAAATGGAAGCTGTTCTGCCACATATGAGCCAGGAAAGATTGATCGATGGTGATAGGAGATTGGGCCAAAATGTGAGAAATACATTCTTGTCGCTGCCCAGTACTGGTTCTGAACCATTATTTAAAAGATCAAGGCTCGATTCCCTGTTCGTGACAGCTCCTAAGAGTTTGCCACCACAATCTTACAAGCAAGGAAGGGTCAGAACAatgtcaaataaaatttcccacaagGAAGTTATTTCTGGAATTTGCAAATTCTTTTACCATGCAGGAGTTCCTCAACAAGCAGCAGACTCCTTATACTTTCATAAGATGCTGGAATTGGTTGGCCAATATGGGCAGGGTTTGGTAGCACCTCCAAGTCAATTAATATCTGGTCGATTTCTACAAGAGGAAATTGCAACCATTAGAAACTACCTGGCTGAGTATAAGGCATCTTGGGCAACCACTGGCTGTTCTATCATGGCTGACAGTTGGAGAGACGCTGAGGGTAGAATATTGATAAACTTTTTGGCTTCCAGTCCAAATGGTGTGTACTTTGTTTCTTCAGTTGATGCCACCGAAATAGTTGAAGATGCTTTGAATTTGTTTATGTTGCTGGACAAAGTCGTTGAAGAGATGGGGGAGGAAAATGTAATTCAg GTAATCACTCCAAATACTCCTAGTTATAAAGCTGCTGGAAAGATGCTTGAGGAGAAGAGAAAGAATTTATTCTGGACCCCATGTGCCACCAGTTGTatcgatcaaatgcttgaagatTTTTTGAGGATAAGATGTGTAGCAGAGTGCATGGAGACAGGCCAAAAAGTTACGAAGCTCATTTACAACCATGTTTGGTTGTTAAATTTTATGAAGAGTGATTTTACGCAGGGGAAGGAACTTTTGAGACCATCTATTACCCGGTTTGCTTCTAGCTTTGCTACCTTACAAAGCTTGTTGGACCATAAGACTGGTCTTAAAAGAATGTTTCAATCAAACAAATGGATTTCATCACAGTGCTCCAAATCATTTGAGGGAAAACAGGTGGAAAATATCGTCTTAAATGCTGCATTTTGGAAGAAGTTACAGTTTGTTAGGAATTCAGTGAACCCGATAATGCAAATTCTTCAAAAGGTTGAGAGTGGTGACTGCTTGTCAATGTCATCTATATACAATGACATGTGCAGGGCTAAGATTGCAATAAAAGCCATTCATGGTAATAAAGTCCATAAATATGAACCATTTTGGAGCGTTATAGAAAGTCATTGGAACTCGCTGTTCTACCACCCCGTATATGTAGCTGCTTACTACTTAAATCCATCATACAGATATCGACCTGATTTTATGGCA CATACTGAGGTGATGCGTGGACTTAACGAATGCATTGTTCGGCTGGAGCCAGACCATTCAAATAGGATTTCTGCATCTATGCAG ATTTCTGATTACAATTCTGCTAAAGCTGATTTTGGAACCGAATTGGCAATCAGTACAAGAACAGAGCTTGATCCAG CCGCATGGTGGCAGCAACATGGGATAAGTTGCTTGGAGCTGCAGCGTATAGCTGTGCGTATATTGAGTCAGACATGCTCTTCTTTTGGGTGTGAGCATAACTGGAGTATATACGATCAATTGTACAGTCTAAGAAGTAATCGTTTAGCCCAAAAAAGATTAAACGAGCTCATCTACGTTCATTACAATTTGCGTCTTAGAGAACAGCAATTACGAAGAAGGCCGGAAAATTCAATCTCCCTCGACAATGTGCTGTTAGATCGGTTGCTAGATGACTGGATTGTAGATGCTGCGGAAAATGACTTGCTAGAAAATGAG GAGGTCCTTTACAACGAAATCGAACAGGTTGATGAATACGAGAATGATCTTGTTGATTACAAATGTGGAATGGCAAATGGAGAGACGAGGAATGGATCCATTGAGCTGGTAACCTTGGCTGATGGAAATGTCAATCCAGCCAATGCTGGTGTTGCCACCGATGATGAtgacgaggaggaggaggaggaggcggaTGGCGATATGAACTTTTTCCATGATGACATGAGTGATTAG